In Leptodesmis sichuanensis A121, the following are encoded in one genomic region:
- the ileS gene encoding isoleucine--tRNA ligase, producing the protein MAATEPGSYKDTVNLPKTQFDMRANAVKREPEIQKFWEEYQIYDRLSQHNPGEVFVLHDGPPYANGSLHMGHAMNKILKDIINKYRLLQGRKVRYVPGWDCHGLPIELKVLQAMKPEQRRELTPLSLRQKAKEFALKTVDEQRASFKRYGVWGDWDHPYLTLNPAYEAAQIGVFGQMVTKGYIYRGRKPVHWSPSSKTALAEAELEYPEGHTSRSLYAAFEVTNLPPALQAPLDPFLGELGVAIWTTTPWTIPANLAVSVNPELVYAVVEVGPELATLKTRIGPMRYLIVAKDLVDRLSETLGTSLTVQATVMGKLLEHITYRHPLYDRESEVVIGGDYVTTESGTGLVHTAPGHGQEDYHVGLRYGLPIFSPVDDDGNFTEEAGPFAGLNVLGEGNGAVVVALQEAGSLLKEEPYVHKYPYDWRTKKPTIFRATEQWFASVEGFRDKALKAIAEVTWIPAQGENRITPMVAERSDWCISRQRSWGVPIPVFYDEDTNEPLMNEATIAHVQAIIAEQGSDAWWELSVADLLPEPYRSNGKTYRKGTDTMDVWFDSGSSWAAVLDSAEFSVLSSQLAETSNLKPQTSKLKYPADMYLEGSDQHRGWFQSSLLTSVAVNGHAPYKTVLTHGFALDEQGRKMSKSLGNVVDPAIIINGGKNQKEEPPYGADVLRLWVSSVDYTSDVLIGKNILKQLGDVRGKIRNTARFLLGNLHDFDPAQDAVPYEQLPELDRYMLHRITEVFQDVTEAFDSFQFYRFFQTVQNFCVVDLSNFYLDIAKDRLYISAPNSPRRRSCQTVMWIALENLARAIAPVLSHLAEDIWQFLPYSTPYKSVFEAGWVKLEDQWHQPELATKWEQLRDIRTEVNKVMEKARADKAIGSSLEAKLLLSVSDPTLRATLQALNPKPNSALSTQHSALDHVDELRYLFLTSQVEVLDAAEKLADAKYSAQTETVGIGVVKAEGEKCDRCWNYSTFVGQSKDHPLLCDRCIPALEGKF; encoded by the coding sequence ATGGCTGCAACAGAACCCGGATCGTACAAAGACACTGTTAACCTTCCCAAGACCCAGTTTGATATGCGGGCGAATGCCGTCAAACGGGAACCAGAGATTCAAAAGTTTTGGGAAGAGTATCAAATTTACGATCGCCTGTCGCAGCATAATCCCGGTGAGGTGTTCGTGCTGCACGATGGGCCGCCCTACGCCAATGGCTCCCTGCACATGGGCCATGCCATGAACAAAATTCTCAAGGACATCATTAATAAATATCGGCTGTTGCAAGGGCGAAAAGTGCGCTATGTACCCGGTTGGGATTGTCATGGATTGCCCATTGAATTGAAGGTGCTGCAAGCCATGAAGCCAGAGCAGCGACGCGAACTGACCCCGTTAAGCCTGCGCCAGAAAGCCAAAGAATTTGCCCTCAAGACGGTGGATGAGCAACGGGCCAGTTTCAAGCGGTATGGCGTATGGGGCGATTGGGATCATCCCTACCTGACCCTGAATCCTGCCTATGAAGCGGCACAAATCGGCGTGTTTGGGCAGATGGTGACCAAGGGCTACATCTACCGGGGCCGCAAACCCGTTCACTGGAGTCCCAGTTCTAAAACGGCACTGGCAGAAGCAGAACTGGAGTATCCGGAAGGCCACACCTCGCGATCGCTCTATGCCGCCTTTGAAGTCACCAACCTGCCTCCTGCATTACAGGCTCCCCTGGATCCGTTTCTGGGTGAACTGGGAGTCGCGATCTGGACAACGACACCCTGGACCATTCCCGCCAATTTAGCCGTTAGCGTCAATCCAGAATTGGTCTACGCCGTGGTGGAAGTTGGCCCTGAACTGGCAACCCTGAAAACCAGAATCGGCCCCATGCGCTACCTGATCGTGGCCAAGGATCTGGTCGATCGTCTCTCTGAAACCCTGGGCACCAGCCTGACGGTGCAGGCAACGGTAATGGGCAAGTTGCTGGAACACATTACCTACCGCCATCCCCTGTACGATCGGGAAAGTGAAGTCGTGATCGGTGGGGATTATGTGACAACCGAATCTGGAACCGGATTGGTCCACACCGCTCCTGGGCATGGTCAGGAAGACTATCATGTGGGCTTGCGCTATGGACTGCCGATCTTTTCCCCCGTAGACGACGATGGCAACTTTACCGAAGAAGCTGGCCCTTTTGCTGGCCTGAATGTGCTGGGAGAGGGCAATGGAGCGGTGGTGGTCGCCCTGCAGGAAGCGGGTTCTCTCTTGAAAGAAGAACCTTACGTGCATAAATATCCCTACGACTGGCGCACCAAAAAACCAACGATCTTCCGGGCTACCGAACAATGGTTTGCTTCCGTGGAAGGCTTCCGGGATAAGGCCCTGAAGGCGATCGCAGAGGTGACCTGGATTCCAGCTCAGGGCGAAAACCGGATCACCCCAATGGTGGCCGAGCGATCGGACTGGTGCATTTCCCGGCAGCGCAGTTGGGGCGTTCCCATTCCCGTGTTTTATGACGAGGACACGAACGAACCCCTGATGAACGAGGCAACGATCGCCCATGTGCAGGCCATCATCGCTGAACAAGGCTCGGATGCCTGGTGGGAACTCTCCGTCGCCGACCTGCTCCCGGAACCCTACCGTAGCAACGGCAAAACCTACCGCAAAGGCACTGATACCATGGATGTCTGGTTCGACTCCGGTTCCTCCTGGGCAGCCGTTTTGGACAGTGCTGAGTTCTCAGTTTTAAGTTCTCAGTTGGCAGAAACCTCAAACCTCAAACCTCAAACCTCAAAGCTTAAATATCCTGCCGATATGTATTTAGAAGGATCGGATCAACACCGGGGTTGGTTCCAATCCAGTTTGCTGACCAGTGTGGCGGTGAATGGTCATGCGCCCTATAAGACCGTTCTGACTCATGGTTTTGCGCTGGATGAACAGGGCCGCAAGATGAGCAAGTCGCTGGGCAATGTAGTAGATCCGGCGATCATCATCAACGGCGGCAAGAATCAGAAAGAAGAACCGCCCTATGGAGCCGATGTGTTGCGGTTGTGGGTGTCCTCCGTCGATTACACTTCCGATGTACTGATTGGCAAAAATATCCTGAAACAGTTGGGCGATGTGCGCGGCAAAATTCGCAACACGGCTCGGTTCCTGCTGGGTAATTTGCATGACTTTGATCCGGCTCAAGACGCGGTGCCTTATGAGCAACTGCCAGAACTCGATCGCTATATGCTGCACCGAATCACCGAAGTCTTTCAGGATGTGACCGAGGCGTTTGACAGCTTCCAGTTCTACCGCTTTTTCCAGACGGTGCAGAATTTCTGTGTGGTGGATCTGTCCAATTTCTATCTGGATATTGCCAAGGATCGGCTCTATATCAGTGCGCCGAATTCTCCTCGTCGCCGCAGTTGCCAGACCGTGATGTGGATTGCATTGGAGAACCTGGCGCGAGCAATTGCCCCCGTTCTCTCCCACCTGGCCGAAGACATCTGGCAATTCTTGCCCTACTCCACCCCGTACAAATCTGTCTTTGAAGCGGGTTGGGTGAAGCTGGAAGACCAGTGGCATCAACCTGAACTGGCTACCAAATGGGAACAACTGCGCGACATCCGCACCGAAGTCAACAAAGTAATGGAAAAAGCGCGGGCAGATAAGGCGATCGGCTCTTCTTTAGAAGCCAAACTGCTGTTGTCTGTGTCGGATCCTACCTTGCGAGCAACCCTCCAAGCACTCAATCCGAAACCCAACTCAGCACTCAGCACTCAGCACTCAGCACTCGATCACGTCGATGAACTCCGCTATCTCTTCCTCACTTCCCAGGTGGAAGTACTGGATGCGGCTGAAAAATTGGCGGATGCAAAGTATAGCGCTCAAACGGAAACCGTGGGCATTGGGGTGGTGAAAGCAGAGGGCGAGAAGTGCGATCGCTGCTGGAATTACTCCACCTTTGTGGGTCAGTCCAAAGACCATCCGCTGCTCTGCGATCGCTGCATTCCGGCATTGGAGGGCAAATTCTAA
- a CDS encoding type II toxin-antitoxin system HicB family antitoxin: MKRYAVVIEQAEGNYSAYVPDLPGCVAVGDMLEEVKEMIREAIAFHLEGLQLSSSLNGAV; encoded by the coding sequence ATGAAGCGGTATGCAGTTGTGATTGAGCAGGCTGAAGGGAATTACTCCGCTTATGTTCCTGATTTGCCAGGGTGTGTAGCTGTCGGGGATATGCTGGAAGAAGTTAAGGAGATGATTCGAGAAGCGATCGCTTTCCACTTAGAAGGTCTGCAGCTGAGCAGTTCATTGAATGGGGCTGTCTAA
- a CDS encoding type II toxin-antitoxin system HicA family toxin, giving the protein MKAQIACEGFVYLPKRGKGSHERWRHSLLKKTLTISGKDGDDVPRYLEKQLEELLAELEKLRKEDKDS; this is encoded by the coding sequence TTGAAAGCCCAGATTGCATGTGAAGGCTTTGTTTATTTACCCAAGCGCGGCAAGGGCAGTCATGAGCGTTGGCGGCATTCGCTGCTTAAAAAAACACTGACAATTTCAGGCAAGGATGGAGATGATGTGCCACGCTACTTAGAAAAACAACTAGAAGAGTTACTCGCTGAATTAGAAAAGTTAAGGAAGGAGGACAAGGATTCATGA
- a CDS encoding type II toxin-antitoxin system HicB family antitoxin encodes MSRYSMIIQWSDEDQLFLVTIPEFSDLVVMPCTHGETREEALHNGEEVIEMYLEAWKAEGESIPEPRTLQVA; translated from the coding sequence ATGAGTCGATATAGCATGATTATTCAATGGTCTGATGAAGATCAGCTTTTCCTAGTCACCATCCCAGAGTTTTCCGATTTAGTGGTAATGCCTTGTACTCACGGTGAAACTCGTGAAGAAGCACTTCATAATGGTGAAGAAGTAATTGAAATGTACTTGGAAGCCTGGAAAGCAGAAGGTGAATCTATCCCTGAACCTAGAACACTTCAAGTAGCTTGA
- a CDS encoding ISAzo13-like element transposase-related protein, with translation MAVGVSAFGILNLDNDELSIYFGQSAETSDFIADCLEWWWQDNQDHYPEIEEWVINLDGGPATRSDRTQFIKRMVELAQTIMLPIRLIYYPPYHSKYNAIERCWAALEQYWNGAILDSVEAAVQWASHMTWKAMNPVVYLVEGIYEKGVKVLAEELADYLPFWQRSEALPKWDITILPD, from the coding sequence GTGGCAGTCGGTGTTAGTGCCTTTGGCATTCTCAATCTCGACAACGACGAGTTGTCGATTTACTTCGGTCAATCGGCTGAAACCAGCGATTTTATAGCCGATTGTTTGGAGTGGTGGTGGCAGGACAATCAAGACCATTACCCGGAGATTGAGGAATGGGTGATCAATTTAGATGGAGGACCCGCCACTCGCAGTGACCGCACTCAGTTCATCAAACGCATGGTTGAACTCGCCCAAACGATCATGCTCCCGATTCGATTGATTTACTACCCGCCTTATCACAGTAAATACAATGCCATTGAACGATGCTGGGCAGCGCTTGAGCAGTATTGGAATGGAGCCATCTTGGATTCGGTAGAAGCGGCAGTTCAATGGGCCAGTCACATGACCTGGAAAGCAATGAATCCAGTCGTTTATCTGGTTGAAGGCATTTATGAAAAAGGGGTCAAGGTATTGGCTGAGGAGCTAGCAGATTATCTCCCTTTCTGGCAACGGTCTGAAGCTCTGCCCAAATGGGATATTACTATTCTCCCCGATTGA
- a CDS encoding IS110 family transposase, whose product MSMNQSTALPTAESSLYAAYIGVDWADRKHDICLYDSTTQQIESCIISAQPEAIAAWVEGLRKRFPQGKIAICTEQKRGSLIYALCKYEFLVLYPVNTLLVANYRQAFAPSRAKSDPTDAQILVELLLKHWDKLKAWQPGSATLRSLQQLVENRRMLVAEKVRLTNRITAALKGYFPQVLEWFEDKDTQVFCEFLTCYPSLKAAQAASKEELEKFFKSHHVVQAKTIEHRLEQIQQGVALTEDAGIVEPLQLLVAALIAQLQVLLPSITTFDTKIEKLFESHPDAELFAALPGAGPHLAPRLLVAFGEERDRYQTAQDLLRYAGIAPVKESSGQKSWVHWRWSCPRFLRQTFVEWALQTRKYSFWAEAFYQMQRQKGKTHQAAIRALAFKWIRIVFRCWQDRQPYDEVKYLMALKRKGSPLVQNLALLAEAE is encoded by the coding sequence GTGAGTATGAACCAGTCTACCGCCTTGCCAACTGCTGAATCATCCCTTTACGCTGCCTACATTGGCGTTGATTGGGCTGACCGCAAACATGATATCTGCTTGTATGATTCAACCACTCAACAAATTGAATCTTGCATCATTAGTGCTCAACCAGAAGCGATCGCTGCTTGGGTAGAAGGATTAAGAAAACGATTTCCGCAAGGAAAGATTGCCATCTGTACAGAGCAAAAACGAGGATCATTGATCTATGCTCTGTGCAAGTACGAGTTCTTGGTGCTTTACCCAGTCAACACCCTCCTTGTTGCGAACTATCGCCAAGCGTTCGCGCCCTCTCGGGCTAAATCAGACCCCACCGATGCTCAAATTCTGGTTGAACTGTTGCTCAAGCACTGGGATAAGCTGAAAGCTTGGCAACCGGGCAGTGCCACACTGCGTTCCCTGCAGCAGTTAGTGGAGAATCGACGGATGCTCGTGGCAGAGAAGGTGCGCCTGACCAATCGGATCACGGCTGCGCTTAAAGGCTATTTCCCTCAAGTACTGGAATGGTTTGAGGATAAGGATACCCAGGTGTTCTGTGAGTTCCTCACTTGCTATCCCAGTCTCAAAGCTGCCCAAGCTGCCTCTAAAGAAGAGTTAGAGAAGTTTTTCAAGTCGCATCACGTTGTGCAGGCAAAGACCATTGAACATAGGCTTGAGCAAATTCAACAGGGAGTTGCTTTGACAGAGGATGCAGGTATTGTAGAACCGCTGCAACTCTTAGTTGCAGCCTTAATCGCCCAATTGCAGGTGCTCTTACCCAGTATTACAACCTTCGATACCAAGATAGAGAAGCTGTTTGAATCCCATCCCGATGCTGAGTTATTTGCCGCACTACCAGGAGCCGGACCCCATTTAGCACCCAGACTTCTCGTGGCCTTTGGGGAAGAACGAGATCGCTACCAAACTGCCCAAGACCTGTTGCGCTATGCCGGAATTGCTCCGGTGAAGGAGAGCAGTGGACAGAAGTCGTGGGTACATTGGCGCTGGAGTTGTCCCAGGTTTCTCCGACAGACCTTTGTGGAATGGGCCTTACAAACTCGCAAATACTCATTCTGGGCAGAAGCGTTTTATCAGATGCAACGACAGAAGGGGAAAACGCACCAGGCTGCGATTCGGGCTTTGGCATTCAAGTGGATTCGAATTGTTTTCCGCTGCTGGCAGGATAGACAGCCCTATGATGAAGTGAAATATCTGATGGCTTTGAAGCGCAAAGGTTCACCCCTCGTACAAAATTTGGCACTCTTGGCAGAAGCCGAATAA
- a CDS encoding ribonuclease III domain-containing protein — MQTPKKDLDDWRQKIASKESLTEFAIDLGLPKFSSSWNKKNQKLPTEEPRRWAEMFEAVVGVIFIDCNRDFPKLSTWLGNRFIRNTIGAYVGDPDYDTTITTADYLDMIGSEGSLGSVWAPGDDDD, encoded by the coding sequence TTGCAAACCCCTAAGAAAGATCTTGATGATTGGAGACAAAAAATTGCATCTAAAGAGTCTTTAACTGAGTTTGCGATTGATTTAGGACTACCGAAATTCAGTTCTTCCTGGAATAAAAAGAATCAAAAGCTCCCTACCGAAGAACCGCGCCGCTGGGCTGAAATGTTTGAGGCAGTTGTTGGGGTAATTTTCATTGATTGCAATCGTGATTTTCCAAAACTATCTACATGGTTAGGCAATCGTTTCATTCGTAACACCATTGGAGCCTACGTTGGTGATCCAGATTACGACACTACTATCACTACGGCAGACTATCTGGATATGATTGGTTCAGAAGGTTCATTGGGTTCTGTTTGGGCACCTGGGGACGATGATGACTAG